A single region of the Changchengzhania lutea genome encodes:
- a CDS encoding four helix bundle protein, which translates to MPSEEKFGLRSQITRASVSVPSNIAEECSRNSEVEFKRFLEIAIGSLFEVETQLIIAQELEFIEPEELKVIFNLIQKEGRMINSLINKIKNS; encoded by the coding sequence ATGCCTTCAGAAGAAAAGTTTGGTTTAAGAAGTCAAATAACAAGAGCATCTGTTTCTGTGCCATCAAATATTGCAGAAGAATGCAGTAGAAATAGTGAAGTTGAATTTAAGCGCTTTTTAGAAATTGCAATCGGATCATTATTTGAGGTTGAGACGCAACTCATAATAGCTCAAGAACTTGAATTTATAGAACCAGAAGAACTCAAAGTCATTTTTAATTTAATTCAAAAAGAAGGCAGAATGATAAACAGTTTAATTAATAAAATAAAAAATAGCTGA
- the hemC gene encoding hydroxymethylbilane synthase: MSKIIRIGTRDSELALWQAKIVQSQLEHLGHKTTIVPVKSTGDLVLDKPLYELGITGIFTRTLDIAMLNHDIDIAVHSLKDVPTVLPKGIVQAAVLKRGNVNDTLVFKDNEEFLGAKEAIVATGSLRRRAQWLNRFPTHTIVDLRGNVNSRLQKLEGHEDWNGAIFAAAGIGRIGIRPEEAINLDWMIPAPAQGAIMITALEDDEETRTACAELNHEETEICTTIEREFLNKLEGGCTAPIGALAYIKDEEVNFKGVLLSVDGTKKIDVTRVKKLGEHNDLAQYCADFIIERGGKRLMDIIRQSDKKTNVYSTKSFTEDQRLLFHEKVVADSSDFIKISLNRIHPRFLKNEIQNVVITSKNVVESLITNYSAVELQFKNIYCVGRRTKRLIEKRIGKVTHFENNAKRLAEYLVDFIEGTEVTYFCSDIRLDALPTILAENHIKVNEVEAYQTKYDGIKVDDSVESVMFYSPSTVEGFVQKNDAEVIAFCIGETTANEASKHFKDVRIAKVPTVESVIELVNEYYI, translated from the coding sequence ATGTCTAAAATTATTAGAATTGGTACACGCGATAGTGAATTAGCACTATGGCAAGCAAAAATAGTACAAAGTCAACTTGAGCATTTAGGGCATAAAACAACCATTGTTCCTGTAAAATCCACGGGCGATTTAGTTCTGGACAAACCACTTTACGAACTTGGAATAACCGGTATCTTTACCAGGACCTTGGATATTGCCATGTTAAATCATGATATTGATATTGCCGTCCATTCTTTAAAAGACGTACCAACGGTGCTACCAAAAGGCATTGTGCAAGCAGCCGTTTTAAAACGGGGCAACGTTAATGACACGCTCGTATTTAAGGATAATGAAGAATTTTTAGGTGCCAAAGAGGCTATTGTGGCCACTGGTAGCTTACGAAGACGTGCCCAGTGGTTAAACAGATTTCCAACACATACTATAGTCGATTTAAGGGGTAACGTAAATTCCCGCTTACAGAAATTAGAGGGCCATGAAGATTGGAATGGCGCTATTTTCGCCGCTGCTGGTATTGGAAGAATCGGGATAAGGCCCGAGGAGGCTATTAATTTAGATTGGATGATTCCTGCGCCTGCACAAGGCGCCATTATGATTACGGCTTTAGAAGACGATGAGGAAACAAGAACTGCCTGTGCAGAATTAAATCACGAAGAGACTGAAATTTGCACTACTATTGAGCGCGAGTTCCTAAATAAACTAGAAGGTGGGTGTACGGCTCCAATAGGCGCATTGGCATACATTAAAGATGAAGAGGTTAATTTTAAAGGGGTTCTATTAAGTGTGGATGGCACAAAAAAAATTGATGTTACTAGGGTTAAAAAATTAGGCGAACATAATGACTTGGCTCAATATTGTGCTGATTTTATTATTGAACGTGGCGGAAAACGACTGATGGACATCATCAGGCAATCAGACAAAAAAACCAATGTGTACTCTACAAAATCGTTTACCGAAGATCAACGTCTTTTATTTCATGAAAAAGTAGTCGCTGATAGCTCAGATTTTATCAAAATAAGTTTGAATCGGATTCATCCGCGTTTCTTAAAAAATGAAATTCAAAATGTAGTGATTACTAGTAAAAATGTGGTGGAATCATTAATAACTAATTACTCTGCTGTAGAACTTCAATTTAAGAATATTTACTGTGTTGGTCGAAGAACCAAACGTCTTATTGAAAAAAGAATCGGAAAAGTCACCCATTTTGAAAATAATGCAAAAAGGCTTGCCGAGTATTTAGTCGATTTTATTGAAGGCACCGAAGTCACTTATTTTTGTAGCGACATTCGCTTGGATGCTTTACCAACTATTTTGGCTGAAAATCACATCAAGGTAAATGAAGTTGAAGCATATCAAACAAAATACGACGGCATAAAAGTAGATGATTCCGTAGAAAGTGTGATGTTTTATAGTCCATCAACTGTTGAAGGTTTTGTTCAGAAGAATGATGCTGAAGTGATTGCATTTTGCATAGGAGAAACAACGGCTAATGAAGCAAGTAAGCATTTTAAGGATGTGAGGATTGCTAAAGTGCCAACTGTTGAAAGTGTGATTGAATTAGTAAATGAGTATTATATATAA
- the hemH gene encoding ferrochelatase, with the protein MKKGILLVNLGSPDSPESKDVKKYLGEFLMDERVIDVPLWARNLLVKGIILNTRPKASAKAYKKIWWEEGSPLIVLSERLQKKLQKQVEEPVALAMRYGNMTIKKGLQELVDQGVDEVLLFPLYPQFAMATTETIVVLAEEIRQEHFPNIKIESVPAFYNKPDYIKVLSNSIKSHLDGKNYEHLLFSYHGVPERHIRKSDITKSHCKIDGSCCKTPSKAHEFCYRHQCYEVTRLVAEHLQFKEGTFSTSFQSRLGFDPWLQPYTDRTIERLGKEGVKNMAIVTPAFVSDCLETLEEIAMEGQEIFHEMGGNQFTTVPCLNDDSDWVALLSKWIHEWVDSKTLVV; encoded by the coding sequence ATGAAAAAAGGAATTTTACTAGTTAATCTGGGTTCGCCCGATAGTCCAGAGTCCAAGGACGTAAAAAAATATTTAGGTGAGTTTTTGATGGATGAACGTGTTATTGATGTGCCACTTTGGGCACGAAATTTACTGGTTAAGGGTATTATTTTAAACACACGACCAAAGGCTTCCGCGAAAGCGTACAAAAAAATATGGTGGGAAGAAGGATCTCCACTTATTGTATTGTCCGAACGCCTTCAAAAAAAGCTTCAAAAGCAGGTGGAAGAGCCTGTAGCACTAGCTATGCGCTATGGAAACATGACCATCAAAAAAGGCTTACAAGAATTGGTAGACCAAGGTGTTGATGAGGTATTGCTATTTCCATTATATCCGCAGTTTGCCATGGCAACCACTGAAACTATTGTGGTTTTGGCCGAAGAGATTCGTCAAGAACATTTTCCTAATATAAAAATTGAATCGGTTCCTGCGTTTTACAATAAACCGGATTATATTAAAGTGCTTTCCAATTCGATAAAATCACATTTAGATGGAAAAAATTATGAGCATTTATTATTCTCATATCATGGGGTTCCAGAGCGCCATATCCGGAAAAGTGATATCACAAAATCGCATTGTAAAATTGATGGAAGTTGTTGTAAAACACCATCTAAAGCACATGAATTTTGTTATAGACATCAATGTTATGAGGTGACTCGATTGGTTGCTGAACATCTGCAATTTAAGGAAGGTACATTTTCAACATCATTTCAATCGCGTTTAGGTTTTGACCCCTGGTTGCAACCCTATACAGATAGAACTATTGAACGTTTGGGTAAGGAAGGTGTCAAAAATATGGCCATTGTAACGCCCGCATTTGTAAGCGATTGCTTGGAAACGCTGGAGGAAATTGCTATGGAAGGCCAAGAAATTTTTCATGAAATGGGTGGTAATCAATTTACGACAGTACCATGCCTGAATGATGACTCCGATTGGGTTGCATTGCTTTCAAAATGGATACATGAATGGGTAGACTCTAAAACCTTAGTGGTATAA
- a CDS encoding AraC family transcriptional regulator: MKEEITINKSVAKRAFDETKVDDGFFVLTYKNELSDLQSVAKEIDSDYIQFHFCVKGSSQFVFNAGRYRLDILEENSLLLYNPQRDLPICLDINPQSWMVSILISIKKFHGLFSQEADYISFLNQDNKDKKYYKDGNISPSMAIVLNQLINYNLNSSIKNLYYKGKAYELLSLYFNRSEEADIEQCPFLVDETNVIKIRKAKEIIIARMAEPPSLQELADEIGLNIKKLKEGFKQIYGDSVFSFLFDYKMEVARKLLEAGNDNVNEVGHKVGYSTSSHFIAAFKKKYGTTPKKYVMSLTQQQL, encoded by the coding sequence ATGAAAGAAGAAATCACAATTAACAAAAGTGTCGCTAAAAGGGCGTTTGATGAAACCAAGGTTGACGATGGGTTTTTTGTGCTTACCTATAAAAATGAATTAAGTGATTTACAATCTGTTGCAAAAGAGATAGATAGTGATTATATTCAGTTTCATTTCTGTGTGAAAGGCTCTAGTCAATTTGTTTTTAATGCCGGCAGATACCGATTGGATATTCTTGAAGAAAACTCATTATTGCTTTATAACCCGCAACGTGATCTTCCAATTTGTTTGGACATCAATCCGCAATCTTGGATGGTTTCTATATTGATATCTATCAAAAAATTTCATGGTTTATTTTCTCAAGAAGCCGATTATATTTCATTTTTAAATCAAGACAATAAGGATAAAAAATATTATAAGGATGGGAATATTTCGCCATCTATGGCCATTGTTCTAAACCAGCTTATAAATTATAACTTAAATTCCAGCATCAAAAACCTATATTACAAAGGCAAAGCCTACGAACTTTTGAGCTTGTATTTTAATAGAAGCGAAGAGGCCGATATTGAGCAATGTCCGTTTTTAGTTGACGAAACGAATGTTATAAAAATAAGGAAGGCTAAAGAGATTATTATTGCAAGAATGGCAGAACCACCAAGTTTACAAGAACTTGCTGATGAGATAGGATTAAATATTAAAAAGCTAAAAGAAGGCTTTAAGCAGATTTATGGAGATTCCGTTTTTAGTTTTCTATTTGATTATAAAATGGAGGTAGCTCGAAAATTATTAGAAGCAGGTAATGATAATGTCAATGAAGTCGGCCATAAAGTGGGCTACAGCACCTCCAGTCATTTTATCGCAGCGTTTAAAAAGAAATATGGCACAACGCCTAAAAAATATGTCATGTCATTGACGCAACAACAATTGTAG
- the hemA gene encoding glutamyl-tRNA reductase has protein sequence MQKYNISRSHYFYAIGLSYKKADADIRGRFSLDEASKLAVLNQAKENDIESLVVTSTCNRTEIYGFAQHPFQLIQLLCDNTRGTVEEFQEVAYIYKNKDAIAHMFRVGSGLDSQILGDFEIISQLKTSARISKKHGLLNHFTERLVNAVIQASKRIKTETNISSGATSVSFASVQYIFKNIEDISSKNILLFGTGKIGRNTCENLVKHTKNEHITLINRTKDKAQKIAGKFNLIVKDYGNLQEEISHSDILIVATGAQRPTIDKHLIQTHKPLLILDLSIPKNVHENVEELSNVSLVHLDHLSQITDSTLSARKAHIPLAETIIEEVKSDFNSWLETRKFAPTIKALKHKLNNFAIAELDTQRKKLSDFNEAQAEIISTNIIQKITNHFAHHLKDDNISTDDSLELIKQVFQLEPSTKNV, from the coding sequence ATGCAGAAGTATAATATTTCTCGAAGTCATTATTTTTATGCTATTGGTTTAAGCTATAAAAAAGCAGATGCCGATATTAGAGGTCGCTTTAGTTTAGACGAAGCGTCAAAATTGGCGGTTCTTAACCAAGCCAAAGAGAATGATATTGAAAGCTTGGTAGTAACATCTACGTGCAATCGTACTGAAATATATGGTTTTGCACAGCATCCTTTTCAATTAATTCAATTACTTTGTGATAATACCAGAGGTACGGTAGAGGAATTTCAAGAGGTCGCCTATATATATAAAAACAAAGATGCCATTGCGCACATGTTTCGTGTGGGCTCTGGGTTAGACAGCCAAATTCTTGGTGATTTTGAAATTATAAGTCAGTTAAAAACCAGTGCAAGAATATCAAAAAAACACGGTTTGCTCAATCATTTTACAGAACGATTGGTCAATGCCGTTATTCAGGCAAGCAAACGTATTAAGACAGAGACCAACATCTCTTCGGGCGCCACCTCGGTATCCTTTGCTTCTGTTCAGTATATTTTTAAAAATATTGAAGATATTTCCAGCAAGAATATTTTACTGTTTGGAACGGGAAAAATAGGAAGAAACACTTGCGAAAACTTAGTGAAACATACTAAAAACGAGCATATTACACTCATTAATAGAACTAAGGATAAAGCACAAAAAATTGCCGGAAAATTTAATTTAATTGTTAAAGATTATGGTAATTTACAAGAAGAGATAAGCCATTCTGACATCTTAATCGTAGCTACCGGAGCGCAACGTCCTACTATAGACAAGCACCTAATTCAAACCCATAAGCCACTACTTATCTTAGACCTTTCCATTCCTAAAAACGTTCATGAGAATGTTGAAGAATTAAGCAATGTTTCTTTAGTGCACCTCGACCATTTATCACAAATAACAGACAGCACATTATCTGCTAGAAAAGCACATATTCCTTTAGCTGAAACTATTATTGAAGAGGTAAAATCAGATTTTAATAGCTGGTTGGAAACCAGAAAATTTGCTCCAACGATAAAGGCATTGAAACATAAGTTAAATAATTTTGCAATTGCAGAATTAGATACTCAGCGTAAAAAGTTGTCTGATTTTAACGAAGCTCAGGCCGAAATAATTAGCACTAATATTATTCAAAAAATAACCAATCATTTTGCACATCATTTAAAAGATGACAATATTTCTACAGACGATAGTCTAGAACTTATAAAGCAAGTGTTTCAGTTAGAACCTTCAACTAAAAATGTCTAA
- a CDS encoding CopD family protein encodes MEYYQYIKSFHLIFVITWFAGLFYIPRLFVYQIEAFHKPSPDKEILGNQLKLMAKRLWFIITWPSAILATVFAIWLLILQPFWLQQPWMHVKLAFVVLLIMYHLKTHQYYKQLQNDVVKKSSSFMRIWNEGATFILFAVVFLVVLKSAINWVWGVVGLIILGVLVMLGFKVYKSIRSKNPDAY; translated from the coding sequence ATGGAATACTACCAATACATAAAATCCTTTCACCTCATTTTTGTAATTACTTGGTTCGCAGGTTTGTTCTACATTCCCAGACTTTTTGTATATCAAATTGAAGCTTTTCACAAGCCATCACCAGATAAAGAGATTCTTGGTAATCAACTCAAGCTTATGGCTAAACGCCTGTGGTTTATTATCACTTGGCCTTCTGCTATATTAGCAACGGTATTCGCTATTTGGCTACTTATTCTGCAACCATTTTGGCTTCAACAACCTTGGATGCACGTAAAATTAGCCTTTGTAGTTTTACTGATAATGTATCACCTAAAAACACATCAGTATTACAAACAATTGCAAAACGATGTGGTTAAAAAATCTTCAAGTTTTATGCGGATTTGGAATGAAGGCGCTACGTTTATCTTATTTGCAGTGGTCTTTTTGGTGGTGTTAAAAAGTGCCATCAATTGGGTTTGGGGTGTGGTTGGTCTTATCATTTTAGGGGTTCTTGTTATGTTAGGTTTCAAAGTGTATAAATCTATCCGTTCTAAAAACCCTGATGCTTATTAA
- a CDS encoding MATE family efflux transporter, which translates to MAKILSQDLGTQPIGKLLIRQAVPASIGILVMSLNILIDTIFVGQWIGSTAIAAINVVLPVSFFIAALGMAIGIGGSSIISRALGAKNKGKALKTFGNQITLTVLLTILMVIFGLWFAESIVPTFGGKGAILEPAKIYYTIVLYGIPFLALCMMGNTVIRAEGKPKFAMYAMMIPSVGNLILDYIFIIVLDLGMEGAAWATTGSYLLCFVFILWFFLSKHSELKINRCHFGLNRSLVSEISSLGFVTLARQAVVSITYLFMNNILYDLGGESSVTAYAIVGRMLMFALFPVYGITQGFLPIAGFNYGSEHYDRVKEAIYTAIKYAAGLATLVFVLLMVFPDVITRLFTTDIEVLKETPPAMRWVFLATPIIAIQLIGAAYFQAIGKAKPALLLTLTRQGFFFIPLIFILPNFYGELGVWISFPIADVLATLVTGYFLYREINRNLKPALRSNT; encoded by the coding sequence ATGGCGAAAATTTTATCGCAGGATTTAGGCACGCAACCTATTGGCAAATTACTTATAAGGCAGGCAGTTCCGGCTTCTATTGGGATATTAGTAATGTCATTAAACATCCTAATAGACACTATTTTTGTTGGCCAATGGATTGGTTCTACTGCTATAGCCGCCATTAATGTGGTACTTCCCGTATCGTTTTTTATTGCTGCCCTTGGGATGGCCATTGGTATTGGAGGTTCCTCAATAATTTCCAGGGCACTGGGGGCAAAAAATAAAGGGAAAGCACTAAAAACCTTTGGAAACCAAATTACGCTAACGGTATTGCTTACCATACTTATGGTCATTTTCGGCTTATGGTTTGCCGAGTCTATCGTCCCGACATTTGGAGGGAAAGGGGCTATTTTAGAACCTGCAAAAATTTATTACACCATCGTGCTTTATGGCATTCCGTTCTTGGCACTTTGTATGATGGGAAACACGGTAATTAGAGCCGAAGGCAAACCAAAGTTTGCGATGTATGCCATGATGATACCGTCTGTAGGGAACCTTATTTTAGATTATATTTTCATCATAGTATTGGATTTAGGAATGGAAGGTGCCGCTTGGGCAACCACGGGGTCTTACTTACTGTGTTTTGTTTTTATATTGTGGTTTTTCTTATCGAAGCATTCGGAATTAAAGATAAACAGATGCCATTTCGGATTAAACAGATCCCTTGTTTCAGAAATAAGTTCATTGGGTTTTGTAACGCTGGCAAGACAAGCGGTTGTAAGTATTACCTATTTATTTATGAATAATATTTTATACGATTTAGGTGGCGAATCTTCGGTTACAGCCTATGCTATTGTTGGCAGGATGCTTATGTTTGCCCTTTTTCCCGTGTACGGAATAACCCAAGGGTTTTTACCTATTGCAGGCTTTAATTATGGCTCTGAACACTATGACCGTGTTAAGGAAGCCATTTATACAGCTATTAAATATGCTGCAGGTTTGGCTACATTAGTATTTGTTTTACTTATGGTTTTCCCCGATGTTATCACGAGATTATTTACCACAGATATTGAAGTTCTAAAAGAAACGCCTCCCGCCATGCGCTGGGTATTTTTGGCAACACCTATTATTGCCATACAGCTTATTGGAGCAGCTTATTTTCAAGCCATAGGTAAAGCAAAACCAGCATTATTGTTAACCTTAACAAGACAGGGTTTCTTCTTTATTCCACTTATATTTATACTGCCAAATTTTTATGGTGAATTGGGGGTTTGGATATCATTTCCAATTGCAGATGTCCTTGCCACTTTAGTAACCGGCTATTTTCTTTATAGGGAAATTAATAGAAATCTAAAACCAGCATTGCGCTCAAACACCTAA
- a CDS encoding IS630 family transposase, with product MKTKVKKRKNQDAQEETRLRVADYLRKKLGTQRQAAEIFGITERSVNKIWARYRAGGKRALCSRKRGVQGGMKLKKDQAHKVRELIREKLPEQLKLPFGLWTREAVQQLISQKFGVELSRWQVGRYLKKWGYTPQKPIRKAFEQKPENVRKWLEEEYPAIEKRAKAERAIIYFGDETGCRSDHQAGKSYAPKGKTPIIKATGKRYTVNMISAISNRGHLQFMLMEKGFNSEVFKMFLLLMIKYSNKKIFFITDNHPAHKTIKLDQWLEENNDKIEVLFIPPYSPELNPQEYVNQDLKTNIIGKKRAINKEQLKENINDFMNKRKKDKPQVKKYFHHRHARYAA from the coding sequence ATGAAAACAAAGGTGAAGAAGCGTAAGAACCAAGATGCCCAAGAGGAAACACGGTTGCGTGTGGCCGATTATCTCCGCAAGAAATTGGGCACCCAGAGACAGGCCGCCGAGATTTTTGGTATCACCGAGCGTTCGGTAAACAAGATATGGGCGCGGTACAGGGCCGGCGGCAAGCGCGCGCTGTGCAGCAGGAAACGTGGTGTGCAGGGCGGCATGAAACTCAAGAAGGACCAGGCCCATAAGGTGCGGGAACTTATCAGGGAAAAACTTCCCGAGCAGTTGAAGCTCCCCTTCGGACTTTGGACAAGGGAAGCCGTACAGCAGCTGATATCGCAGAAGTTCGGCGTCGAGCTGTCGCGCTGGCAGGTAGGGCGCTACCTGAAAAAATGGGGGTACACTCCCCAAAAGCCCATAAGAAAGGCGTTCGAGCAAAAGCCGGAAAACGTACGGAAATGGCTGGAGGAAGAATATCCGGCGATAGAAAAAAGGGCAAAGGCAGAAAGAGCGATAATATACTTTGGGGACGAGACGGGCTGCAGGAGCGACCACCAGGCAGGCAAGAGCTATGCCCCTAAAGGAAAAACGCCTATAATAAAGGCAACGGGGAAAAGATACACGGTCAATATGATCTCCGCAATAAGCAACAGGGGGCATCTGCAGTTCATGTTGATGGAGAAGGGCTTCAACAGCGAGGTCTTTAAGATGTTCTTGCTACTGATGATAAAGTATAGCAATAAAAAGATATTTTTCATTACCGATAACCATCCCGCCCACAAGACCATCAAACTTGACCAATGGCTAGAGGAGAACAATGATAAGATCGAAGTATTGTTCATCCCGCCCTATTCCCCGGAACTGAATCCCCAGGAATACGTCAACCAAGATCTGAAGACCAATATTATCGGCAAGAAAAGGGCGATCAACAAGGAACAGCTAAAGGAAAATATCAATGATTTTATGAACAAAAGAAAAAAGGACAAACCACAAGTGAAAAAATATTTTCATCACAGACACGCCAGATATGCTGCCTGA
- a CDS encoding sensor histidine kinase: MKLKKLSLRTRIFLAMILLVVLASVLIAAVAIYQYREETRDYHTQRLERKEQNIQTHIKRVLNSRQNTWEVITENIPIIFKDEIYNIADIHKLQVNLYDLEGSLLISSKASLQPEAIDKCIDAEILNALSHTAEHRYVDKLMENGETFQSSYTFITDQKSKELAILNLPYLEKDDFLSKELDEFLARISYAFLFVLLMAVAIAFLLSKYITRSLKTISEKINATRLERRNEKIMIDDSSEEISTLVNSYNSMIDELEASAVQLATSEREQAWREMAKQVAHEIKNPLTPMRLTVQNFQRKFDPEDEQIHSKLDEYTKTLIQQIDTMSAIASAFSNFAKMPAQQNETLNVVNIVKLALDIFNENYISFTAESDEIVAKFDRTQLIRVITNLVKNGIQAIPENKTPKINIKVTEDIHNVMITVADNGSGVSEENKTKVFEPKFTTKSSGMGLGLAMVKNIVETYKGTISFESEKNTGTTFTVTFPKEQ, translated from the coding sequence ATGAAACTAAAAAAACTCTCTTTACGTACCCGTATCTTTTTGGCCATGATATTGTTAGTCGTATTAGCCTCTGTGCTTATTGCTGCAGTAGCCATTTATCAATATAGAGAGGAAACACGCGATTACCATACACAGCGTTTGGAACGTAAGGAGCAAAATATTCAAACACACATAAAGCGGGTTTTAAACAGTAGGCAAAATACTTGGGAGGTAATTACTGAAAATATTCCTATAATTTTTAAAGATGAAATTTATAACATTGCGGACATTCATAAATTACAAGTTAATTTATACGATTTAGAAGGGTCGCTATTAATTTCATCAAAAGCATCATTACAGCCTGAGGCTATAGATAAATGTATTGATGCTGAAATTTTAAATGCCCTATCCCATACAGCAGAGCATAGGTATGTTGATAAACTCATGGAGAACGGGGAAACCTTTCAATCCTCATATACTTTTATAACGGATCAAAAATCAAAAGAGCTCGCCATTTTAAATTTACCCTATTTAGAAAAGGACGATTTTCTATCTAAAGAACTTGATGAGTTTTTAGCGCGTATCAGTTACGCTTTTCTATTTGTATTACTCATGGCGGTTGCTATTGCCTTTTTATTATCTAAATACATAACGAGATCCTTAAAAACAATCAGCGAAAAAATAAATGCAACGCGTTTAGAACGCCGAAATGAAAAAATCATGATCGATGATAGCAGCGAGGAGATTTCAACATTGGTGAATTCATATAACAGCATGATTGATGAATTGGAAGCTAGTGCCGTACAGTTGGCCACGAGTGAACGGGAACAGGCGTGGCGGGAAATGGCGAAACAGGTGGCGCATGAAATTAAAAACCCGTTGACACCTATGCGCTTAACAGTCCAGAATTTTCAGCGTAAATTCGATCCTGAGGATGAACAGATTCATTCAAAATTAGATGAATATACCAAGACATTGATTCAGCAAATTGATACCATGAGCGCCATAGCATCGGCATTTTCAAATTTCGCTAAAATGCCAGCGCAACAAAATGAAACCTTAAATGTGGTAAATATTGTGAAATTGGCTTTAGATATTTTTAATGAAAATTATATTAGTTTTACTGCTGAGTCTGATGAAATAGTTGCGAAATTTGATAGGACGCAATTAATACGCGTCATTACCAATTTAGTTAAAAATGGTATTCAAGCGATACCAGAAAACAAAACACCCAAAATAAATATTAAGGTGACAGAGGACATTCACAATGTTATGATTACGGTAGCAGATAATGGATCGGGCGTTTCGGAAGAAAACAAAACAAAAGTATTTGAACCCAAATTCACAACTAAAAGTAGTGGTATGGGCCTAGGTTTGGCCATGGTTAAAAACATTGTTGAAACTTATAAAGGCACCATATCATTTGAATCGGAAAAAAATACAGGAACGACATTTACTGTAACATTTCCTAAGGAACAATAG
- the hemE gene encoding uroporphyrinogen decarboxylase: MIKNDLFLRALKGETVSRPPVWMMRQAGRYLPEFMAIKEKYDFFTRCRTPELASEITVQPIRRYGMDAAILFCDILVIPQAMNIEVQMKPNFGPYLPNPVRSQKDVDKVIVPDVKVELDYVYQAIKATKEKLNNDIPLIGFSGSPWTILCYCVQGQGSKNFDKAKEFCFTNPIAAHQLLQKITDTTIAYLKEKVKAGCDAVQVFDSWGGMLSPVDYQEFSWQYIQQIIDALKDDAPVIAFGKGCWFALNDMAKSGAAALGVDWTCSPRNARYLTGGNITLQGNFDPTRLFSPPSEIKKMVHQMINEFGKDKYIVNLGHGILPNIPLDHAKAFIDAVKEYSPS; this comes from the coding sequence ATGATTAAAAACGATTTATTTTTAAGAGCATTAAAAGGAGAAACCGTAAGCCGTCCACCCGTTTGGATGATGCGTCAAGCCGGACGCTACTTGCCAGAATTTATGGCCATTAAAGAAAAGTACGATTTTTTTACACGTTGTCGCACGCCTGAGTTAGCAAGTGAGATTACTGTGCAACCCATAAGAAGATACGGTATGGATGCCGCCATTTTATTTTGTGATATTTTGGTAATTCCGCAAGCTATGAACATCGAGGTACAAATGAAACCCAATTTTGGACCGTATTTACCAAACCCTGTTCGTTCGCAAAAAGATGTTGACAAAGTCATCGTTCCTGATGTTAAGGTGGAACTGGATTATGTGTATCAAGCTATAAAAGCCACCAAAGAAAAACTGAATAATGACATTCCATTAATAGGTTTTTCGGGATCCCCTTGGACTATTTTATGCTACTGTGTACAAGGTCAAGGCAGTAAGAATTTTGATAAAGCCAAAGAATTTTGTTTTACAAATCCTATCGCTGCACATCAATTACTTCAAAAAATAACCGATACCACGATTGCCTATTTAAAAGAAAAGGTGAAAGCAGGTTGCGATGCCGTACAAGTATTCGATTCTTGGGGTGGGATGCTCTCTCCTGTCGATTATCAAGAATTTTCATGGCAATATATTCAACAAATTATTGATGCTTTAAAAGACGATGCCCCTGTAATTGCATTTGGTAAAGGCTGCTGGTTTGCCTTAAATGATATGGCAAAATCCGGTGCCGCTGCCCTGGGCGTAGATTGGACTTGTTCTCCTAGAAATGCACGTTATTTAACTGGTGGTAATATTACGCTTCAAGGTAATTTTGACCCGACTCGGTTGTTTTCACCACCATCAGAAATAAAGAAAATGGTACACCAAATGATTAACGAATTTGGGAAAGACAAATACATTGTAAATTTAGGCCATGGTATTTTACCTAATATTCCATTAGATCATGCCAAGGCATTTATAGATGCTGTTAAAGAGTATAGCCCCTCTTAA